In Triticum urartu cultivar G1812 chromosome 6, Tu2.1, whole genome shotgun sequence, the following proteins share a genomic window:
- the LOC125517366 gene encoding uncharacterized protein LOC125517366 → MARGKVAEWIRKRTMPRKSAARRQSKESGASEPILPSEAAPKSWSSSSGAPSGRGGGASTGVHSKSRASAFLSALLQRRSRVNVLAVLWEQVVYHMMWLVESVVVVGRLCFFLMRFGFKQL, encoded by the coding sequence ATGGCGCGCGGGAAGGTGGCCGAGTGGATACGGAAGCGTACCATGCCGAGGAAGTCGGCGGCCAGGCGCCAGAGCAAGGAGAGCGGTGCGTCCGAGCCGATACTGCCGAGCGAGGCGGCGCCGAAGAGCTGGAGCAGCTCCAGCGGGGCGCCTAGCGGGAGGGGGGGCGGTGCCAGTACTGGAGTGCACTCGAAGTCCCGGGCGAGCGCCTTCTTGTCGGCGCTTTTGCAGCGGCGGTCGCGCGTGAACGTGCTGGCCGTGCTGTGGGAGCAGGTGGTGTACCACATGATGTGGCTGGTGGAGTCCGTGGTGGTGGTTGGAAGGCTCTGCTTCTTCCTCATGCGCTTCGGCTTCAAGCAGCTCTGA
- the LOC125516428 gene encoding uncharacterized protein LOC125516428: MSISSPLEDEDLLREIFLRLPPLPSTLSRASLVCTRWRRILSDPRFLRRFSRHHPEPPLLGFFKGFRLRYSAFTPILDPPDRIPDERFFDRFLHSLRRHPPLGFSKGSLAFTSVFTPVFDPPNRIPAQRLFVPEHGVDWELLGCRHGLAVMLSESLCEVFVWDPLNGQQHRVPFPLELHDVKRESFCLCSATVMCADDQDGHVHQDCFLSPAFKLVLICTSRDLKTSFSCVYESASGVWGNIVSTSTTDMVLTLRPGILIGKTVYWLFHGREILAFDTERQTLRVIEIPAEAQHVNSWSFQLLRTDDDSVLGLAVKSEPGIHMWEGIHIWERKLNSDGLAGWVLMQKINQLEGIFSCAFRNAEMVGYDEELNVMILSTYSGDFMLHLKSMQIRLISKTDGWAHTVYFPYRNFYTAGRGVGWKWVDPNL, encoded by the exons ATGTCAATTTCATCGCCGCTGGAGGATGAGGACCTCCTCCGGGAGATTTTCCTCCGGCTCCCTCCGCTGCCGTCAACGCTCTCCCGTGCCTCCCTCGTATGCACGCGCTGGCGCCGCATCCTCTCCGATCCCCGCTTCCTCCGCCGTTTCAGCAGACACCACCCGGAACCTCCTCTCTTGGGCTTCTTCAAAGGGTTTCGTCTCAGATATTCCGCCTTCACTCCCATCTTGGACCCGCCCGACCGCATCCCCGACGAACGCTTCTTTGATCGGTTTCTTCACAGCTTGAGGAGACATCCTCCGTTGGGTTTCTCCAAAGGGTCTCTTGCCTTCACTTCCGTCTTCACTCCCGTCTTCGACCCGCCCAATCGCATCCCGGCCCAACGCTTGTTTGTGCCAGAGCACGGGGTGGATTGGGAATTACTTGGCTGCCGTCACGGCCTCGCCGTCATGCTCAGTGAGTCTCTGTGCGAGGTCTTCGTGTGGGATCCCCTCAACGGCCAGCAGCACCGCGTGCCTTTTCCACTAGAGCTCCATGACGTCAAAAGGGAGAGTTTCTGTTTGTGCAGCGCCACGGTGATGTGTGCTGACGATCAAGATGGGCATGTGCACCAGGATTGCTTCCTCAGCCCGGCCTTCAAATTGGTCTTGATCTGCACCAGTAGAGACTTGAAGACATCATTCTCTTGTGTCTATGAATCAGCGTCAGGTGTATGGGGGAATATTGTCTCAACGTCGACTACAGATATGGTTCTGACACTAAGGCCTGGCATCCTCATCGGGAAAACAGTTTACTGGTTGTTTCATGGACGCGAAATCCTTGCATTTGATACTGAAAGGCAGACCCTTCGTGTAATCGAGATTCCGGCAGAGGCCCAACATGTCAACAGCTGGTCCTTTCAGCTCCTACGGACAGATGACGATAGTGTTCTTGGCCTCGCCGTTAAGTCGGAACCGGGCATTCATATGTGGGAGGGCATTCATATATGGGAGAGGAAATTGAACTCTGATGGTCTTGCCGGATGGGTGCTTATGCAGAAAATCAATCAATTGGAGGGGATCTTTTCTTGCGCCTTCAGAAATGCAGAGATGGTGGGGTATGACGAGGAGTTAAATGTGATGATTCTGTCTACGTACAGTGGCGACTTCATGCTCCACCTTAAGTCGATGCAGATCAGATTAATTTCTAAAACGGATGGGTGGGCTCATACGGTTTACTTTCCCTACAGAAATTTCTACACTGCAG GCAGGGGAGTTGGGTGGAAATGGGTGGATCCAAATCTCTGA